The following are encoded in a window of Geoalkalibacter sp. genomic DNA:
- a CDS encoding sigma-54-dependent transcriptional regulator translates to MAGEKILIVDDEQGMRRLLDRVLSREGYETVAVPGGEEALRELGIGGVDLALVDIQMPGMTGLELLERIKEFDPGLPTIMITAYGTVESAVKALRAGAYDYITKPFETDEIKLTVAKALEHERLLAENRYLHEELAQRFSFSGIASESSRMRQVFDMASSVAASNANVLITGESGTGKELIARSIHFNSARKDKPFVVLNCAALSEGVLESELFGHEKGAFTGALGTKKGRFELAHEGTLFIDEVGEMSLNAQVKLLRVIQEHEFERVGGVRTIRSDVRIVAATNKHLDDEVRAGRFREDLYYRLNVVNIHVPPLRERREDVEPLARHFLAKFAAEMGKAVRDIAPRALSCLLAYDWPGNVRELQNAMERAVVLSRGEVITPRDLPQGLQDQDEICLKVPERGGSLTELLEDLERQLIVQTLRREKNSQTRAADVLGIKRTTLRYKMEKYGLLEREE, encoded by the coding sequence ATGGCAGGAGAAAAAATCCTGATTGTCGATGATGAGCAGGGCATGCGCCGCTTGCTGGATCGCGTGCTGTCCCGGGAGGGCTATGAGACGGTGGCCGTGCCCGGCGGCGAGGAGGCTCTGCGCGAACTGGGGATCGGCGGGGTCGATCTGGCCCTGGTTGATATTCAGATGCCCGGCATGACGGGATTGGAGCTGCTCGAGCGCATCAAGGAATTCGATCCGGGCCTGCCGACCATCATGATCACCGCCTATGGCACGGTGGAAAGCGCCGTGAAGGCCCTGCGCGCCGGCGCCTATGATTACATCACCAAACCGTTCGAGACCGATGAGATCAAGCTGACCGTGGCCAAGGCCCTCGAGCATGAACGGCTGCTGGCGGAAAACCGCTATCTGCACGAGGAACTCGCCCAGCGTTTCAGCTTCTCCGGCATCGCCAGCGAGTCGTCGCGCATGCGGCAGGTGTTCGACATGGCTAGCTCCGTCGCGGCGAGCAACGCCAATGTCCTGATCACCGGAGAAAGCGGCACGGGCAAGGAACTCATCGCCCGCTCCATCCATTTCAATTCGGCGCGCAAGGACAAGCCCTTCGTCGTGCTCAACTGCGCCGCTCTTTCGGAAGGAGTGCTTGAAAGCGAGCTCTTCGGCCACGAAAAAGGGGCCTTCACCGGCGCCCTGGGGACCAAGAAGGGCCGCTTCGAACTGGCTCACGAAGGCACCTTGTTCATTGATGAAGTCGGCGAGATGAGCCTCAATGCCCAGGTCAAGCTGCTGCGCGTCATTCAGGAGCATGAATTCGAGCGAGTGGGCGGAGTGCGCACCATCCGCTCGGACGTGCGCATCGTTGCCGCGACCAACAAACATCTCGACGATGAGGTGCGCGCCGGGCGCTTTCGCGAGGATCTTTACTATCGCCTCAACGTGGTCAATATCCATGTGCCGCCCCTGCGCGAGCGGCGCGAGGACGTGGAGCCCCTGGCCCGCCATTTTCTGGCGAAATTCGCCGCCGAAATGGGCAAGGCGGTGCGCGACATCGCGCCGCGCGCCCTGTCATGCCTGCTCGCCTATGACTGGCCGGGCAATGTGCGCGAACTGCAGAACGCCATGGAGCGCGCCGTGGTGCTCTCGCGCGGCGAGGTCATCACGCCCCGCGACCTGCCCCAGGGTTTGCAGGATCAGGATGAAATCTGCCTCAAGGTGCCCGAGCGTGGCGGCAGCCTCACCGAACTGCTGGAGGATCTGGAGCGTCAGCTCATCGTGCAGACCCTGAGACGGGAAAAAAACTCCCAGACCCGTGCCGCCGACGTGCTCGGCATCAAACGCACCACCTTGCGCTATAAGATGGAAAAATATGGTCTGCTGGAGCGCGAGGAGTGA
- a CDS encoding dienelactone hydrolase family protein — protein MKKLMIILCFVLASATLSQAAVKGYEINYLAGETQLKGYLAVNEKIEGKRPGVLVVHEWWGLNDYARERARMLAELGYTALAVDMYGDGKTAEHPGEAGQFAAAVRKNLPLAKERFSAALEVLKQQPSVNPDQLAAIGYCFGGAVVLEMARAGLDLDGVASFHGSLTTDNPAQPGRVKARIIVFNGADDPMISAEDIAAFKEEMQAAGADLRFINYPGATHSFTSPGADELGRKFDLPLAYNAEADAHSWQALQEFFREIFR, from the coding sequence ATGAAAAAACTGATGATCATCCTGTGCTTCGTCCTGGCTTCGGCCACCTTGTCCCAGGCGGCGGTCAAAGGTTATGAAATCAACTATCTGGCCGGCGAGACTCAGCTCAAGGGCTATCTGGCCGTCAATGAAAAAATCGAAGGCAAGCGCCCCGGCGTGCTGGTGGTGCACGAATGGTGGGGGCTCAACGACTACGCCCGCGAACGGGCGCGCATGCTGGCGGAGCTTGGCTACACCGCCCTGGCCGTGGATATGTACGGCGACGGCAAAACGGCCGAGCATCCCGGCGAAGCTGGCCAGTTCGCCGCCGCCGTGAGAAAAAACCTGCCCCTGGCCAAGGAACGCTTCAGCGCGGCTCTTGAGGTGCTCAAGCAGCAGCCCAGCGTCAACCCCGATCAACTGGCCGCCATCGGCTACTGCTTCGGCGGCGCGGTGGTGCTGGAGATGGCTCGCGCCGGCCTTGATCTCGACGGCGTGGCGAGTTTTCACGGCAGCCTGACCACCGACAATCCGGCGCAACCGGGCCGGGTCAAGGCACGCATCATCGTGTTCAACGGCGCCGACGACCCGATGATCAGCGCCGAGGACATCGCCGCCTTCAAGGAGGAAATGCAAGCAGCGGGAGCCGATCTGCGCTTCATCAACTACCCCGGCGCGACCCACAGCTTCACCAGCCCCGGAGCCGATGAACTCGGCAGGAAATTCGACCTGCCCCTGGCCTACAACGCCGAAGCCGATGCCCATTCCTGGCAGGCGCTGCAGGAATTCTTCCGCGAGATCTTTCGCTGA
- a CDS encoding PhnE/PtxC family ABC transporter permease, with protein MKSSSRDLQRLFTPRPWRHWAILATLGALTAAALMNAAWDFSALAHPEQRAAALARMLSWARTFASPEFSDEFLRHCWALTLQTLSAATLGTSLAVAAGFLLAMGSSRVVCVGEEDVRGWRRHVALRSPAAAFCALCRLVQDVLRAVPDFVWAIILVAMIGLGPLTGALALALNITGILAKVYSELWDSIEERDYEQLRALGAGRLKTFFYGIRPLASRGVLSFTLMRAECAVRNAAVIGAVGGGGLGAEIWYQIQFGAWGKVTTLMLFTLALTLSADLASNFLRRQLRDDPNHSRGRATRGGARRVLPAYLGGGFAALVLLWSLWFMGWGDNAPPGQQSRNYLEPAVKLATGESWRNLAFFARLLQPEFDGAALGLGGGEPSVHLFAEYGPLEFWKPAAWAAWDEQLENWFVWRVVKSASVPLAMALIGTLLGVAGAIFLSYPHSLAFQLEAARFTGECAHPLVRGLRMLHLIGARLTGLIARGVPEVMWAFLLIAFFGPGLLAGTLAIAIHSTGVLVRVFSETVDNLPYRRFEQAFLGSRLTCFGCVAAPLSWRDWMTYSFFQFESNVRAGVVLGIVGVGGLGFFFTFNFEWFRFEKAATYLLMIIALTILIDRLSRLLKISRIAR; from the coding sequence ATGAAGTCTTCTTCCCGCGACCTCCAACGCCTGTTCACTCCTCGTCCCTGGCGTCATTGGGCCATTCTCGCGACGCTGGGTGCCCTGACGGCTGCCGCATTGATGAATGCCGCCTGGGATTTCTCCGCCCTGGCCCACCCCGAGCAGCGCGCGGCGGCCCTGGCACGCATGCTTTCCTGGGCGCGCACCTTCGCCTCTCCGGAATTCAGCGACGAATTTCTGCGGCACTGCTGGGCGCTCACCTTGCAGACCCTCTCGGCCGCGACCCTGGGAACCTCCCTGGCGGTGGCGGCCGGGTTTCTGCTCGCCATGGGCTCGTCCCGCGTCGTGTGCGTGGGGGAGGAAGACGTCCGGGGCTGGCGGCGCCATGTCGCCCTGCGCAGCCCCGCGGCGGCCTTTTGCGCCCTGTGCCGCCTGGTGCAGGATGTGCTGCGCGCGGTGCCCGATTTCGTGTGGGCCATCATTCTGGTCGCCATGATCGGCCTGGGGCCCCTGACCGGGGCTCTGGCCCTTGCCCTCAACATCACCGGAATCCTCGCCAAGGTCTACAGCGAGCTCTGGGACAGCATCGAGGAGCGCGACTACGAGCAGCTGCGCGCCCTTGGCGCGGGACGCCTCAAAACCTTTTTCTACGGTATTCGCCCCCTGGCCTCGCGCGGCGTGCTGAGCTTCACTCTGATGCGCGCCGAGTGCGCCGTCCGCAACGCGGCGGTGATCGGCGCCGTGGGCGGCGGCGGACTGGGCGCGGAAATCTGGTACCAGATCCAGTTCGGCGCCTGGGGCAAAGTGACGACCCTCATGCTCTTCACCCTGGCGCTGACCCTGAGCGCCGATCTAGCGAGCAATTTCCTGCGGCGTCAACTGCGCGACGATCCCAATCATTCGCGTGGCCGGGCGACGCGCGGCGGGGCGCGGCGCGTACTGCCCGCCTACCTCGGCGGCGGCTTCGCGGCGCTGGTTCTACTCTGGTCCCTGTGGTTCATGGGTTGGGGCGACAACGCGCCGCCCGGACAGCAGAGCCGCAACTACCTGGAACCGGCGGTGAAGCTCGCGACGGGGGAATCCTGGCGCAACCTGGCGTTTTTCGCGCGGCTGCTGCAACCGGAATTCGACGGCGCCGCCCTGGGCCTGGGTGGCGGGGAACCAAGCGTTCATCTGTTCGCCGAGTACGGCCCGCTGGAGTTCTGGAAGCCTGCAGCCTGGGCGGCCTGGGATGAGCAACTGGAGAACTGGTTTGTCTGGCGGGTGGTGAAATCAGCCTCCGTGCCCCTGGCCATGGCGCTCATCGGCACCCTGCTCGGCGTGGCGGGCGCCATTTTCCTGAGCTATCCCCATAGCCTGGCATTTCAGCTCGAAGCGGCGCGCTTCACCGGAGAGTGCGCCCATCCGCTGGTGCGCGGTTTGCGGATGCTGCACCTGATCGGTGCGCGCCTCACCGGGCTCATCGCCCGGGGCGTGCCTGAAGTGATGTGGGCCTTTTTGCTCATTGCCTTTTTCGGCCCCGGACTGCTCGCCGGCACCCTGGCCATCGCCATTCACAGCACCGGCGTGCTGGTGCGGGTGTTCAGCGAAACGGTGGACAACCTTCCCTACCGACGCTTCGAACAGGCCTTTCTCGGTTCGCGCCTGACGTGCTTCGGCTGCGTCGCGGCGCCCCTGTCCTGGCGCGACTGGATGACCTACAGCTTTTTCCAGTTCGAGAGCAACGTGCGCGCGGGCGTGGTGCTGGGCATCGTCGGCGTCGGCGGTCTGGGGTTTTTCTTTACCTTCAACTTCGAATGGTTTCGCTTCGAGAAAGCCGCCACCTACCTGCTGATGATCATCGCCCTCACCATTCTCATCGACCGTCTGTCGCGTCTGCTGAAAATCTCGCGCATCGCGCGCTGA
- the phnD gene encoding phosphate/phosphite/phosphonate ABC transporter substrate-binding protein: MKRILTLLLLAALSLAGCQKSETAPDEPVQPAQAQRPAKLVITAIPDDNAENMREFFGLIARHIEESVGIPCEYVHVDNYAASVTALATGQAHLSWFGAVTTAQAYMQMRDALSVVAARDIDKEFVSYFIANAGLNLAPVDNLGELAKLAAEQGWTFTFGSKSSTSSHLMPRSFFTEQSGQAPEKVFRAVAYSGSHDVVLQKVANGEFHLGALGQPPYDRAAAEIKAKAPIVYTTPKFTNYCFAARTDLGADLIGEIRAALLRLHETPEGEKILSYLKAKKFVEADISEWLGYVQLIESGVDIGG; encoded by the coding sequence ATGAAACGAATTCTGACATTGCTGCTGCTCGCCGCCTTGAGCCTCGCGGGCTGCCAGAAGAGCGAAACCGCTCCGGACGAACCCGTGCAGCCGGCGCAAGCCCAGCGGCCCGCCAAACTGGTCATCACCGCCATCCCCGACGACAATGCCGAGAACATGCGCGAGTTTTTCGGCCTGATCGCGCGGCACATTGAAGAGAGCGTCGGCATCCCCTGCGAATACGTGCATGTGGACAACTACGCCGCCAGCGTGACCGCCCTTGCCACCGGCCAGGCGCACCTGTCCTGGTTCGGCGCGGTGACCACCGCCCAGGCTTACATGCAGATGCGCGACGCCCTGAGCGTGGTGGCCGCGCGCGACATCGACAAGGAATTCGTCTCCTACTTCATCGCCAACGCCGGGTTGAATCTCGCGCCGGTGGACAACCTGGGCGAGCTGGCGAAATTGGCCGCGGAACAAGGCTGGACCTTCACCTTCGGCAGCAAGAGCAGCACTTCGAGTCATCTCATGCCGCGCAGCTTCTTCACCGAGCAGAGCGGCCAGGCGCCGGAGAAGGTGTTCCGCGCGGTGGCCTACAGCGGCAGCCACGACGTGGTGCTGCAAAAGGTCGCCAACGGCGAGTTTCACCTGGGCGCCCTCGGCCAGCCGCCCTATGATCGAGCCGCAGCGGAGATCAAAGCCAAGGCGCCCATCGTCTATACCACCCCCAAGTTCACCAATTACTGTTTCGCGGCGCGCACGGATCTCGGCGCCGATCTGATCGGCGAAATCCGCGCGGCGCTGCTGCGCCTGCACGAAACCCCCGAGGGAGAGAAGATTCTCAGCTATCTCAAGGCCAAGAAATTCGTCGAGGCCGATATCAGCGAGTGGCTGGGCTATGTGCAATTGATCGAATCGGGCGTGGACATCGGCGGGTGA
- a CDS encoding phosphonate ABC transporter ATP-binding protein, whose product MKEAGEAEIFALRGVGKSFGDTPVLKDLSFCIAAGERLAVIGPSGAGKTTLFRLLSAVLKPTTGEVRALGQDTRRLRGRALHRLRRDIGVLYQNDNLIAHLRVVHNVLMGKLGEWSLARALLSLLWPQDLAGAKAALQQVELADKLWCLPGELSGGQQQRVAIARLIVQQPRVMLADEPVSQLDIRLGREIIELLCATARSLGSTLLVNLHTLELLHGNFERVIALRQGQLFWQGPPSALTRELLREIYGAEYRALHLDEVPLEAGA is encoded by the coding sequence GTGAAAGAAGCGGGCGAGGCCGAAATTTTCGCGCTACGCGGCGTGGGCAAATCCTTCGGCGACACGCCCGTCTTGAAGGATTTGAGTTTTTGCATCGCGGCGGGGGAGCGGTTGGCGGTGATCGGTCCGTCGGGCGCCGGAAAAACCACGCTCTTTCGGTTGCTCAGCGCCGTGCTCAAGCCCACTACCGGCGAAGTGCGCGCCCTGGGGCAAGACACAAGGCGCTTGCGCGGACGCGCACTGCACCGGCTGCGCCGCGACATCGGCGTGCTCTACCAAAACGACAACCTCATCGCGCACCTGCGCGTGGTGCATAACGTGCTGATGGGCAAACTGGGTGAATGGAGTCTGGCGCGCGCGCTGCTTTCGCTGCTCTGGCCGCAGGACCTGGCCGGGGCCAAGGCTGCCCTGCAGCAGGTCGAATTGGCGGATAAGCTCTGGTGCCTGCCCGGCGAACTCTCCGGCGGCCAGCAGCAGCGCGTGGCCATCGCGCGACTCATCGTCCAGCAGCCGCGTGTCATGCTCGCCGATGAGCCGGTCAGTCAGCTCGACATCCGACTGGGACGTGAAATCATCGAACTGCTCTGCGCCACGGCCAGATCCCTGGGCAGCACTCTGCTTGTCAACCTGCATACCCTCGAGCTGCTGCACGGCAATTTTGAGCGCGTCATCGCCCTGCGCCAGGGCCAGCTGTTCTGGCAAGGCCCCCCCTCGGCCCTCACCCGTGAGCTCTTGCGCGAGATCTACGGCGCCGAATACCGCGCCCTGCACCTCGACGAGGTTCCTCTCGAAGCGGGCGCATGA
- a CDS encoding ribonucleotide reductase N-terminal alpha domain-containing protein encodes MKKSKSSSSLSLTTNARTVLERRYLKRDAEGKVLETPEDMFRRVAKTIAAAETRFAKGQDPAALEEKFYRMMTALEFLPNSPTLMNAGRELGQLSACFVLPVGDSMESIFEAIKNTALIHKSGGGTGFSFSRIRPANDVVASTTGVSSGPLSFMKVFDAATETIKQGGTRRGANMGILRVDHPDIMDFIMCKRDQTVLTNFNISVGLTEAFMDAVEQDAEYELRNPRDGRVVKKLSARKVFEHIVELAWTNGEPGIIFLDRLNRDNPTPLVGEIESTNPCVTADTFVLTSEGPRQVRDLVGRPSALIIDGQAHATTAAGFFATGHKSVVRLSTREGQHLRLTADHLVLTAASLTRYRIEKRWVPAGELQAGDRILLHNHRPLSGWNGPGTLGEGYLLGLLVGDGTLKQDKAVLSAWKTRQAANGGNHPRGIDAVMATAETFAREMPHRSDFQGWQEIAERGEYRLSLASLKTLALNMGMAPGKKDITPTLEKTSSDFYRGFLSGLFDTDGSVQGSRQKGVSVRLAQSDLSRLEAVQRMLLRLGIVSTLYAARRCAGTTLLPDGKGGQRDYATKAQHELIISNDNLERFATLIGFRDTDKQQRLETLLTGYERRFNRERFVATVEQVLADGSEEVFDVQVPGINAFDANGLYVHNCGEQPLLPYESCNLGSINLATLVKEEEIDWEKLGETVDLAVRFLDNVIEVNKYPLALIDEMTRANRKIGLGVMGWADLLILLGIAYNSPQAVQLGEKVMKFINDRAHEASRDLAEERGAFPNFKGSIYDKPGLRPIRNATCTTIAPTGTISIIASSSSGIEPLFAVSYVRQVLDNDILVEVHPLFEKVAKQRGFYSPELMKLIAEHGTIQDIAQIPEDVRRIFVTAHDITPEDHIRMQAAFQKHTDNAVSKTVNFCNTATRDDVSTVYRLAYKSGCKGVTIYRDGSRDMQVLSVAKKEEKKEPEKVVPMESLKPGRKRERPRALRGATYQMETGCGPLYVTINEDNQGLFELFTTMGKAGGCAASQCEAIGRLVSLAWRSGVQARQAVKQMIGITCHKPAGFGDNRITSCADAVAKAIQMHMLQDGEKGLIVSNTGGACPECGGPVEHEGGCCVCHACGYSECA; translated from the coding sequence ATGAAAAAATCAAAAAGCTCCAGTTCCCTGTCCCTGACCACCAACGCCCGCACGGTGCTTGAGCGCCGCTACCTGAAGCGCGACGCGGAAGGCAAGGTGCTCGAAACCCCGGAGGACATGTTCCGCCGGGTGGCCAAAACCATCGCCGCGGCGGAAACCCGCTTCGCCAAGGGGCAGGATCCGGCCGCCCTCGAAGAAAAATTCTACCGCATGATGACCGCCCTGGAATTTCTGCCCAACTCCCCCACCCTGATGAACGCCGGCCGTGAACTCGGGCAGCTTTCCGCCTGCTTCGTGCTGCCCGTGGGCGATTCCATGGAGAGCATCTTCGAGGCGATCAAGAACACCGCCCTGATTCACAAAAGCGGCGGCGGTACGGGGTTTTCCTTCTCGCGCATCCGCCCGGCCAACGACGTGGTCGCCTCCACCACCGGAGTCTCCTCGGGGCCGCTCTCGTTCATGAAGGTGTTCGACGCCGCCACCGAGACCATCAAGCAGGGCGGCACCCGGCGCGGCGCCAACATGGGCATCCTGCGCGTCGATCATCCTGACATCATGGACTTCATCATGTGCAAGCGCGACCAGACGGTGCTCACCAACTTCAACATCTCCGTCGGCCTCACCGAAGCCTTCATGGATGCCGTGGAACAGGACGCCGAATATGAGCTGCGCAATCCCCGCGACGGCAGGGTGGTGAAAAAACTCTCGGCGCGCAAGGTCTTTGAACACATCGTCGAACTCGCCTGGACCAACGGCGAACCGGGCATCATCTTCCTCGACCGTCTCAACCGCGATAATCCCACGCCGCTGGTGGGCGAAATCGAGAGCACCAATCCCTGCGTCACGGCCGATACCTTTGTCTTGACGAGCGAGGGCCCACGCCAGGTTCGCGACCTGGTCGGCAGACCCAGCGCCCTGATCATCGACGGCCAGGCCCATGCCACGACGGCGGCGGGCTTTTTTGCCACGGGGCACAAATCCGTGGTGCGCCTGAGCACCCGCGAGGGACAGCATTTGCGGCTGACAGCCGATCATCTCGTGCTCACCGCCGCATCCCTGACCCGCTATCGGATCGAAAAGCGCTGGGTACCGGCGGGCGAACTTCAGGCGGGCGATCGCATTCTGCTGCACAATCATCGTCCGCTGTCCGGCTGGAACGGACCGGGCACCCTCGGCGAAGGCTATCTCCTCGGGCTGCTGGTCGGCGACGGCACCCTCAAGCAGGACAAGGCGGTCCTGTCCGCCTGGAAAACCCGGCAGGCCGCCAATGGCGGCAACCATCCCCGTGGGATCGATGCGGTCATGGCCACGGCTGAAACATTCGCGCGCGAAATGCCCCACCGCAGCGATTTTCAAGGATGGCAGGAGATCGCGGAGCGTGGCGAATACCGCCTGAGCCTTGCGTCCTTAAAAACCCTGGCACTCAACATGGGCATGGCACCGGGTAAAAAGGACATCACCCCGACCCTGGAGAAAACGTCTTCGGATTTTTACCGCGGCTTTCTCAGCGGCCTGTTTGATACGGACGGCAGCGTCCAGGGAAGTCGGCAAAAAGGCGTCAGCGTGCGTCTGGCGCAAAGCGATCTGTCGCGCCTGGAAGCCGTCCAGCGCATGCTGCTGAGGCTGGGAATCGTTTCGACTCTCTATGCGGCGCGACGCTGCGCCGGTACGACCCTGCTGCCCGACGGCAAGGGTGGACAGCGCGATTATGCGACCAAGGCACAACACGAATTGATCATCAGCAACGATAATCTCGAACGGTTTGCCACCCTTATCGGCTTTCGCGACACGGACAAACAGCAGCGACTGGAGACTTTGCTGACGGGCTATGAGCGCCGTTTCAACCGTGAGCGTTTCGTCGCAACCGTCGAGCAGGTTCTCGCCGACGGCAGCGAAGAGGTCTTCGATGTGCAAGTGCCCGGCATCAACGCTTTCGACGCCAATGGTCTCTACGTTCACAACTGTGGCGAGCAACCACTGCTGCCCTACGAATCCTGCAACCTGGGTTCCATCAATCTGGCGACCCTGGTCAAGGAAGAGGAGATCGACTGGGAGAAGCTGGGCGAAACGGTGGATCTCGCCGTGCGCTTTCTCGACAACGTCATCGAGGTCAACAAGTACCCGCTGGCCCTGATCGACGAGATGACCCGCGCCAACCGCAAGATCGGTCTGGGCGTGATGGGCTGGGCCGATCTGCTGATTCTGCTCGGCATTGCCTACAACAGCCCCCAGGCGGTGCAACTCGGCGAAAAGGTGATGAAATTCATCAATGACCGCGCCCATGAGGCTTCGCGGGATCTGGCCGAGGAGCGCGGCGCCTTCCCCAATTTCAAGGGCAGTATTTACGATAAGCCCGGCCTGCGGCCAATCCGCAACGCCACCTGCACCACCATCGCGCCCACGGGCACCATCTCCATCATCGCCAGTTCCTCCAGCGGCATCGAGCCGCTGTTCGCGGTGAGCTACGTGCGGCAGGTACTGGACAACGACATTCTGGTGGAGGTTCATCCCCTCTTTGAAAAGGTCGCCAAGCAGCGCGGTTTCTATTCACCGGAGTTGATGAAGCTGATCGCCGAACACGGCACCATTCAGGACATCGCGCAGATTCCCGAGGACGTGCGGCGCATTTTCGTCACCGCCCACGACATCACCCCGGAAGATCACATCCGCATGCAGGCGGCCTTTCAGAAACACACGGACAATGCCGTCTCCAAGACCGTGAATTTCTGCAACACCGCCACGCGCGACGATGTCTCCACGGTCTATCGGCTGGCGTACAAATCGGGCTGCAAGGGCGTCACCATCTATCGCGACGGCTCGCGCGACATGCAGGTGCTCTCCGTGGCGAAAAAGGAAGAAAAGAAGGAGCCCGAAAAAGTCGTGCCCATGGAAAGCCTCAAGCCCGGCCGCAAGCGCGAACGCCCCCGCGCCCTGCGCGGCGCCACCTACCAGATGGAAACGGGCTGCGGACCGCTCTACGTGACCATCAACGAGGACAACCAGGGACTTTTTGAACTCTTCACCACCATGGGCAAGGCCGGCGGCTGCGCGGCCAGCCAGTGCGAGGCCATCGGCCGCTTGGTGTCCCTGGCCTGGCGCTCGGGCGTGCAGGCACGCCAGGCCGTCAAGCAGATGATCGGCATCACCTGCCACAAGCCCGCCGGGTTCGGCGACAACCGCATCACCAGTTGCGCCGACGCGGTGGCCAAGGCGATCCAGATGCACATGCTGCAGGACGGCGAAAAAGGCCTGATCGTGAGCAATACCGGCGGCGCCTGTCCCGAATGCGGCGGCCCCGTCGAGCACGAAGGCGGCTGCTGCGTGTGTCACGCCTGCGGCTATTCCGAGTGCGCCTGA
- the arfB gene encoding alternative ribosome rescue aminoacyl-tRNA hydrolase ArfB produces MLRISNQIAIPGHEIEMTAIPAQGAGGQNVNKVATAIHLRFDVRASSLPDAVKERLLALKDQRLTHEGVIVIKAQQHRTQERNRAEALKRLQQLIQGALVTARKRTPTKPTKGAQEKRLLGKARRGAVKSLRGKIED; encoded by the coding sequence GTGCTGCGTATTTCCAATCAGATCGCCATCCCGGGCCACGAAATCGAGATGACCGCGATTCCCGCCCAGGGCGCCGGCGGCCAGAACGTCAACAAGGTGGCCACCGCTATTCACCTGCGCTTCGACGTCCGCGCCTCTTCCCTGCCCGATGCCGTCAAGGAGCGCCTGCTCGCCCTCAAGGACCAGCGTCTCACCCACGAGGGTGTGATCGTCATCAAGGCGCAACAGCACCGCACCCAGGAACGCAACCGCGCCGAGGCCCTCAAGCGCCTGCAGCAGCTTATACAAGGCGCCCTGGTTACGGCGCGCAAACGCACACCGACCAAACCCACCAAAGGCGCACAGGAGAAGCGGCTGCTGGGCAAAGCACGTCGCGGCGCGGTCAAGAGCCTGCGCGGAAAAATCGAAGACTGA
- a CDS encoding TIGR01458 family HAD-type hydrolase, producing the protein MIKGVLIDLSGTVHLGAQEIPGAVAAVHEIQRGGLPLRFVTNTSRMPRRMLQELLERLGLKVPPELIFTAPRAVYRYLRERQLRPFLLIHPRLMEEFSDLPQHEPNAVVLGLAEEKFDYAHLNQAFHLLLQGAPLLTMGRTRYFEAGAGLQLDAGPFVAALEYAAGIEAQVLGKPSAQFFHAAVAELGLQPDEVVMIGDDAASDVGGALAAGLRAILVRTGKYRPGDEQRIGRSGARTARDLAEAARLILA; encoded by the coding sequence ATGATCAAAGGCGTTCTGATTGATTTGAGCGGCACCGTGCATCTCGGCGCGCAGGAAATACCCGGAGCGGTGGCCGCGGTGCATGAGATCCAGCGCGGCGGCCTGCCGCTGCGTTTTGTCACCAACACCTCGCGCATGCCGCGCCGCATGCTCCAGGAGCTGCTGGAGCGCCTGGGACTAAAGGTGCCGCCGGAGCTGATTTTCACCGCGCCGCGAGCAGTTTACCGCTATCTGCGGGAGCGGCAACTGCGCCCGTTCCTGCTCATCCATCCACGTCTCATGGAAGAATTTTCCGACCTGCCCCAGCACGAACCCAACGCCGTGGTTCTCGGCCTGGCCGAGGAAAAATTCGATTACGCGCACCTCAACCAGGCCTTTCATCTGCTGTTGCAGGGAGCGCCGCTGCTCACCATGGGCCGCACCCGTTATTTCGAAGCCGGCGCCGGTCTGCAACTCGATGCCGGTCCCTTTGTCGCCGCGCTGGAATACGCCGCCGGCATCGAGGCCCAGGTGCTGGGCAAACCCTCCGCGCAATTTTTTCATGCCGCCGTCGCCGAACTGGGCCTTCAGCCTGACGAGGTGGTGATGATCGGCGATGATGCGGCCTCGGATGTGGGTGGAGCGCTGGCGGCGGGCCTGCGGGCGATTCTCGTGCGAACCGGCAAATACCGTCCGGGAGACGAGCAAAGAATCGGGCGCTCCGGTGCGAGAACCGCCCGGGATCTCGCCGAGGCGGCGCGCCTCATTCTCGCCTGA